One genomic window of Penaeus chinensis breed Huanghai No. 1 chromosome 35, ASM1920278v2, whole genome shotgun sequence includes the following:
- the LOC125044222 gene encoding methionine--tRNA ligase, cytoplasmic-like, with product MKLLSQKHHPNGLKILIAAKLCGHEVDVGEARSGAVLEVQEGNTVFTLQANSAVLHLFWRVKDPLIQNLASVDSEEWLQWEATDLQPVLVPYLASVAAGREDKTLRNTLSQVLGSLNSASFLNNKKISAASVVVFSSLLPLVHESVSQSLLKENNPALVTYLSSLQEQMHIKECIKQWCGEGSVLKTWVPNASVPLSPSHSTLGLLKCQAAMSPGTAASAAAEQVKPAKATITTEQLTEAKSAWAKPPKLSSVKMSREGPVVPVDGEHNILITSALPYVNNVPHLGNIIGCVLSADCFARFCRLRGDNVLYICGTDEYGTATETKALAEGLTPQQICDKYHAIHSKVYQWFNISFDYFGRTTTEHQTKICQDIFWSLEKNGKICKDSVDQLYCSKCDRFLADRFVEGVCPHPGCGYEDARGDQCDACGKLINAIELIKPRCKLCSTSPEVRSSNHLFLDLPKIEKSLSEWLRKSSKQWTNNAKVICDTWIRDGLKTRCITRDLKWGTPVPLDGFRDKVFYVWFDAPIGYVSITASYTNEWEKWWKNPSQVKYYEFMAKDNVPFHSVVFPSTQLGTGENWTMVDFLVATEYLNYEDGKFSKSRGVGVFGDQVIETGIPSDVWRFYLLYLRPEAQDTAFSWVDLQTKNNSELLNNFGNFIHRALSFVFKFFEAAIPEAKPDESDFMLMAAVNQELKHYTTALANNRQRDGLRAILSITKIGNQYIQEHEPYKLIKPNRTEEEKERGASVIAIAANLVCLVSIIADPYIPEIAKSIYGFLNLSSQQTRLPAHFCCLLPAGHKIQEPKPLITQIDDDTVSKLKKQFAGKAPPEKKAADPAEIAKLEVQVTEQGAKVRRLKESGTATKDEISAEVMTLLSLKGQLAAVQGVDLAARGKEKKKKKEGGAGKEQAKMPPASSAIAPPAIINPAEIERIQGLVTQKGDQVRALKGSGTASKEEIAAEVATLLKLKQELAMAQGIDPATLNAKDKKKKK from the exons ATGAAACTCCTAAGTCAGAAACACCACCCTAACGGCTTGAAAATCTTGATTGCAGCAAAGTTATGTGGCCATGAGGTTGATGTTGGTGAAGCGAGAT ctgGTGCTGTGTTGGAGGTGCAGGAGGGGAACACTGTGTTCACCTTGCAAGCGAACAGTGCTGTCCTTCACCTTTTCTGGCGAGTCAAAGACCCTCTCATTCAGAATCTAGCATCTGTGGACTCAGAGGAATGGTTGCAGTGGGAGGCAACTGATCTGCAG CCAGTTCTTGTGCCTTATCTTGCCTCAGTAGCTGCAGGACGTGAAGACAAGACCCTGCGGAATACTCTAAGCCAAGTGTTAGGCAGTCTCAACTCTGCCAGCTTTTTAAACAATAAG AAAATAAGTGCAGCCTCAGTggtggtcttttcttctttattacccCTGGTACATGAGTCAGTCAGCCAGAGCCTTCTCAAGGAAAATAACCCAGCCCTGGTGACTTATCTGTCATCTCTGCAGGAGCAAATGCACATAAAA GAATGTATCAAGCAGTGGTGTGGGGAAGGATCAGTTTTAAAAACTTGGGTTCCAAATGCAAGTGTACCACTGAGTCCCTCTCATTCAACACTAGGATTATTGAAATGCCAAGCTGCCATGTCTCCGGGAACTGCTGCGTCAGCAGCAGCTGAACAG GTAAAGCCAGCTAAAGCTACAATAACTACAGAGCAGTTAACAGAAGCAAAATCTGCTTGGGCAAAACCCCCGAAATTATCAAGTGTAAAGATGTCTAGAGAAGGCCCAGTGGTGCCAGTAGATGGAGAACATAATATTCTCATCACATCAGCTCTGCCTTACGTTAACAATGTACCTCATCTGGGGAACATCATTGGATGTGTTCTCTCAGCTGACTGTTTTGCCAGATTTTGTCGCTTAAGAGGGGACAATGTTCTTTATATTTGTGGTACTGATGAATATGGCACGGCTACCGAGACGAAGGCTTTGGCTGAAGGGTTGACTCCTCAGCAGATTTGCGACAAGTATCATGCCATCCACAGCAAGGTTTACCAGTGGTTCAATATTAGTTTTGACTATTTTGGCAGGACTACCACTGAACACCAGACCAAGATTTGTCAAGATATATTTTGGAGCTTGGAAAAGAATGGAAAGATATGCAAAGATTCAGTTGATCAGTTGTACTGTAGTAAGTGTGACCGTTTCTTGGCAGACAGATTTGTTGAGGGAGTTTGTCCCCACCCTGGCTGTGGCTATGAAGATGCAAGAGGTGATCAATGTGATGCTTGTGGTAAGTTGATCAATGCCATTGAACTCATCAAACCAAGATGTAAACTTTGTTCTACATCCCCTGAAGTTAGGTCCTCTAACCATCTCTTCCTGGACTTACCAAAGATTGAGAAGAGTTTATCAGAATGGCTTAGGAAATCTTCAAAACAGTGGACAAATAATGCCAAAGTGATTTGTGACACCTGGATAAGGGATGGACTGAAAACTAGGTGCATTACAAGGGACTTGAAATGGGGAACACCTGTTCCTTTGGATGGATTCAGAGACAAAGTCTTTTATGTTTGGTTTGATGCACCTATTGGTTATGTTAGTATTACAGCCAGTTATACTAATGAATGGGAGAAATGGTGGAAGAATCCTTCCCAAGTCAAGTATTATGAGTTCATGGCCAAGGATAATGTTCCATTCCATAGTGTAGTATTTCCCTCCACTCAACTTGGAACAGGGGAAAACTGGACTATGGTTGATTTTCTTGTTGCAACTGAATATTTGAATTATGAAGACGGAAAGTTCTCTAAAAGCCGAGGAGTTGGAGTGTTTGGTGACCAGGTCATTGAAACTGGCATTCCTAGTGATGTGTGGAGATTCTATCTGCTGTACTTACGGCCAGAAGCACAAGATACAGCTTTTTCATGGGTAGATCTTCAGACAAAGAACAATAGTGAATTGCTGAATAACTTTGGCAACTTCATCCATAGAGCTTTGTCCTTTGTGTTCAAGTTCTTTGAAGCAGCCATCCCTGAAGCCAAACCGGATGAGTCAGATTTTATGTTGATGGCAGCAGTAAATCAGGAACTTAAGCATTACACAACAGCCTTAGCCAATAATAGGCAGCGTGATGGTCTTCGGGCTATCCTGTCCATCACAAAGATTGGAAACCAGTATATTCAGGAACATGAACCCTACAAACTGATTAAACCCAAtcgaacagaagaagagaaggaacgcGGGGCATCTGTCATAGCCATTGCTGCCAACTTAGTCTGCTTGGTGTCTATAATTGCAGATCCTTACATACCAGAAATAGCCAAGAGCATTTATGGTTTTTTGAACCTCTCATCACAACAGACTCGCCTTCCTGCTCACTTCTGTTGTTTGTTGCCAGCTGGTCACAAAATACAGGAGCCAAAACCCCTTATCACCCAAATTGATGATGACACAGTGAGCAAGCTTAAGAAGCAGTTTGCAGGTAAAGCCCCACCAGAAAAGAAGGCAGCAGATCCAGCAGAGATTGCAAAACTTGAAGTACAGGTTACAGAGCAG GGTGCCAAAGTTCGCAGGCTGAAAGAGAGTGGCACAGCCACTAAAGATGAAATTTCGGCTGAAGTTATGACATTGCTTAGCCTCAAAGGTCAGTTGGCAGCTGTGCAAGGAGTAGATCTGGCtgcaagagggaaagaaaaaaaaaagaagaaggaaggaggagcagggaaggagCAGGCCAAGATGCCTCCAGCCTCTTCTGCAATTGCTCCACCTGCCATTATAAATCCAGCGGAAATAGAACGGATACAGGGCCTAGTGACACAAAAG GGTGATCAGGTGAGGGCGCTGAAAGGATCAGGTACAGCCTCCAAGGAAGAGATTGCGGCAGAGGTGGCAACTCTCTTGAAGCTTAAGCAAGAGCTGGCGATGGCGCAGGGCATTGACCCTGCCACACTCAAtgcaaaggataagaaaaagaagaaatga